A single window of Vigna radiata var. radiata cultivar VC1973A chromosome 4, Vradiata_ver6, whole genome shotgun sequence DNA harbors:
- the LOC106758699 gene encoding uncharacterized protein LOC106758699, with protein sequence MGKKYKCQCKFIPVGFGPRHSSKPRLKLRFGIRSGCCATVTNMAFTETPSTCKVIDSHLHVWASPQEAGRFPYFPGQEPTLQGNADFLLQCMEEAGVDGALIVQPINHKFDHSYVTSVLKKYPTKFVGCCLANPADDGSGLKQFEDLVLKDGYRAVRFNPYLWPTGEKMTNKVGKAIFQRAGELNVAVGFMCMKGLGLHISEIEQLCTEFPSTVVLLDHLAFCKPPINDEEALVFSQLLNLSRFPQVHVKFSALFRVSRGQFPYLDLSALLSQVVSHFGANRVMWGSDFPFVVAECGYKGAKEAVHHIANEISLPLSDLEWIMGKTSTHLFQNQLTPLKN encoded by the exons ATGGGAAAAAAGTACAAATGTCAATGTAAATTTATACCTGTGG GTTTTGGTCCGAGACATTCGAGTAAACCTAGGTTAAAGTTGAGGTTCGGAATCAGAAGTGGTTGTTGTGCTACAGTTACGAACATGGCCTTCACTGAAACCCCTTCAACTTGCAAAGTCATTGATTCCCATCTCCACGTGTGGGCTTCACCTCAAGAG GCTGGTAGATTCCCTTATTTTCCTGGTCAAGAACCCACTTTACAAGGAAATGCCGATTTTTTGCTCCAG TGTATGGAGGAGGCAGGAGTAGATGGTGCACTCATTGTGCAAccaattaatcataaatttgatcataGTTACGTCACAAG CGTTTTGAAGAAATACCCGACCAAATTTGTTGGCTGTTGCCTTGCTAATCCAGCTGATGATGGAAGTGGGCTTAAGCAATTTGAAGATCTTGTTTTGAAG GATGGTTACCGTGCTGTTCGATTTAATCCGTATTTGTGGCCAACCGGAGAAAAG ATGACAAATAAAGTTGGAAAGGCAATTTTCCAAAGGGCTGGAGAACTCAATGTAGCAGTGGGCTTCATGTGTATGAAG GGGCTTGGTCTGCATATTTCTGAAATTGAGCAACTGTGCACAGAATTTCCTTCAACAGTAGTATTGCTTGACCATTTGGCCTTTTGCAAACCACCAAT AAATGATGAGGAAGCTCTTGTCTTTTCTCAACTTTTAAATCTGTCTAGATTCCCACAA GTACATGTGAAATTTAGTGCCCTTTTCAGAGTGTCAAGAGGACAGTTTCCTTATCTGGATTTGTCTGCTCTCTTATCCCAAGTTGTCTCTCACTTTGGTGCTAACCGTGTAATGTGGGGCAG TGATTTTCCATTTGTTGTTGCTGAATGTGGTTACAAAGGAGCCAAAGAAGCAGTGCATCATATTGCCAATGAGATCTCTTTGCCTTTATCAGATTTAGAGTGGATCATGGGAAAGACAAGTACACATCTCTTCCAAAACCAATTGACTCCACTCAAGAACTGA